Below is a window of Halarcobacter anaerophilus DNA.
TCAAACTCCATTTCTCCTTGTGTTGTTTTTATTACTGCAGTCGGATTTGCTGCATGTAAAAACAGTACGAATCCAAAAAGAAAAAAAACTATTTTTTTCATTACTATCCCTTTATAATTTAAAGATTTAGTATATTATCTAAGATTTTAAACTTTTATTAAAATATCTTTTTTAGATGAGTTTAAAAAATATCTGTTAGAATTAAGATAAAAATTATCTTAAATTGAAAAAGGACTGAATATTATGGAAATGCCAGCAATTCCGCAACCGACTTTTTATATCTTTAAATGTGAACAAAGTGCACCTCCTGGTATGCCCAAACCCTCATGTGTAACAGAACAAAGTAGAGATTTATTTAACTATTTAGCACAAACAATGATGCAAAAAGGTCTTATGGGACCGGTTCAAGCAATTAGAACTTCATGTCTTGGACGCTGTCAAATGGGTCCAGTTATGCTTGTAGAACCGGGGCATCATATGTATTGTCAGTTATCTAAGGAAAAAATTGATAAAATTATTGAAGAACATATAATAGGTGGTACTCCTGTTCAAGAGTATTTGATTCCTGAACAATTTTGGGGAGCACCAATTAGTTTATCTTAATAGATAGAGGACGAATTTAATGACATTTGATATGCTTTATAGTAAAATTCATAGAGCAACCGTAACAGATGCAAATCTTAATTATGTAGGTTCAATTACGATTGATGAGGAGCTTATGAAAGCTTCAAAATTAAGAGTTGGACAAAAAGTAGAAATAGTAAATATAAACAACGGTGAAAGATTTGCAACTTACGTAATAAAAGGAAAAGCAGGCAATAGAGATATGTGCCTAAACGGTGCAGCTGCTAGAAAAGTTGAAATAGGTGATAAAATTATCGTTATCTCTTATGCTTCATACACAGAAGATGAATTAAAGAGTTATTCACCGACGATTGTAATTGTTGATGAAAAAAACGATATACAATCAATTACAAATGAACTTGTAGGAAGTGATCATGTTTGATGGTATTGATTTAAGTAAAATCAACTTAAATGAAGTTATGGGTCAAGTTCAAGAGATGGCAGATAAAGCAAAAGAGGAAAATGCCTCTAAAATATTTACTGCAAAATCGGGTGGAGGAATGGTTGAGATATCAATCAATGGAAACTCTGAAGTAGTCGATTTACAAATTGACGACTCTTTAATGGAAGATAAAGACTCTCTTCAAATATTATTAATTTCTGCAATGAATGATGTTATAAAACAAGCAGATGAAAATAAAAAAATGATTGCCATGAATATGATGGGCGGTCTTGGCTCTTTCGGTCAAAAATAGATTATGCTATATCTTTTAAAATCTTTTGAAGATTATCTTTTAGGTAATCTTCCTGTTTCAAAATCTTTTCATCCATATTTTGAAGAGGCTTTAGGTGATATGTTAAAAGCCGGAGGGAAAAGGTTTAGACCCATGCTTTTACTTTCCGTAGTAAAAGCAAAAAAACCTCTTTTAATAGAAAACTCATTCCCTGTTGCATTGGGATTAGAGATGCTTCATACTTATTCTCTTATTCATGATGATCTTCCTGCTATGGATAATGCAGATTTAAGAAGAGGATTTGAAACTCTACATAAGAAATATGATGAAGTAACGGCAATTTTGGTTGGAGATGCTTTAAATACACAAAGTTTTAATTTAATAGCAAATGCTTCTTTGCACAATGATATAAAAGTAGACTTGGTAAAAACATTAAGTTTAAACGGCGGAATTGACGGAATGATTATAGGACAAGCAATTGATTGTTTTTTTGAAAACCAAAAATTAGAGCTTGGACAATTGGAATTTTTACATATTCATAAAACGGCAAAACTAATTGCGGCAAGTCTTAAAATGGGTGCAATAATAAGCGAATACAGTAAAGAGATTCAAGAAAAGCTTTTTAAATTTGGAATTGATATAGGCTTGTTGTTCCAAATTCAAGATGACATTATAGATGAAACAAAAAGTGAAGAAGAAGCAGGGAAAACAACACAAAATGATTCTTCTAAAAACTCTTTTGTAAATCTTCTTGGACTAGAAGGTGCACTTAAAAGTGCAGATGAGTTAGCAAGTAACTGCGAAAAAGAGCTTAACAGTTTTAGCAATGATTTAAAAAAATCACTAAATAGTCTGCTTTTAGAATATTTATATAGACACAAAAATTAAATTTTATAAAACTTTAGTCAAATCTACTCAGATTACTTGACAATTAATCAAAAATTTTTTATAATTTGGCACTCTAAAAATTTGAGTGCTAAAAAACATAAATTTAAGAATTTATAGGAGATATATTATGAATTTTAAACCATTAGGTAAAAGAGTTCTTGTAAAAAGAACAGAAGTTGAAGAAAAAACTGCAAGTGGAATTATCCTTGTAGATTCTGCAAAAGAGAAACCAAACACTGCAATAGTAAAGGCAGTAGGTTCTGAAGTAACAGAATTAAAAGAGGGTGACACTATTGTTTTCGAACAATATAGAGGAACAGAGTTTACTTTAGAAGGTGAAGATTATTTAGTGCTTGATATTGAAAATATTATAGGAGTTATGTAAGATGGCAAAAGAGATTAAATTTAGTGATGATGCAAGAAACAAATTATATGCAGGTGTAGAAAAACTAGCAGATGCTGTAAAAGTTACAATGGGACCTAGAGGAAGAAATGTTCTTCTTCAAAAATCTTTTGGAGCACCTACGATTACAAAAGACGGTGTATCTGTTGCAAGAGAGATTGAATTAACTGATACTTTAGAAAATATGGGTGCTCAACTTGTAAAAGAGGTTGCTTCTAAAACTGCCGACGCAGCAGGTGACGGTACAACAACAGCTACAGTTTTAGCTCACTCTATTTTTAAAGAAGGGCTTAGAAACGTAACAGCAGGAGCAAACCCAATCTCTTTAAAAAGAGGTATGGACAAAGCTTGCGAAACAATTTTAGCAAATTTAAAAGAATCTTCAAAAACAGTAGCAGATAAAAAAGAGATTGAACAAGTTGCTACAATATCTGCAAACTCTGACAGTGCAATCGGTTCTATGATTGCAGAAGCTATGGATAAAGTAGGAAAAGACGGAGTTATTACAGTTGAAGAGGCAAAAGGAATTTCTGATGAATTAGAAGTT
It encodes the following:
- a CDS encoding (2Fe-2S) ferredoxin domain-containing protein, with amino-acid sequence MEMPAIPQPTFYIFKCEQSAPPGMPKPSCVTEQSRDLFNYLAQTMMQKGLMGPVQAIRTSCLGRCQMGPVMLVEPGHHMYCQLSKEKIDKIIEEHIIGGTPVQEYLIPEQFWGAPISLS
- the panD gene encoding aspartate 1-decarboxylase produces the protein MTFDMLYSKIHRATVTDANLNYVGSITIDEELMKASKLRVGQKVEIVNINNGERFATYVIKGKAGNRDMCLNGAAARKVEIGDKIIVISYASYTEDELKSYSPTIVIVDEKNDIQSITNELVGSDHV
- a CDS encoding YbaB/EbfC family nucleoid-associated protein; this translates as MFDGIDLSKINLNEVMGQVQEMADKAKEENASKIFTAKSGGGMVEISINGNSEVVDLQIDDSLMEDKDSLQILLISAMNDVIKQADENKKMIAMNMMGGLGSFGQK
- a CDS encoding polyprenyl synthetase family protein; translation: MLYLLKSFEDYLLGNLPVSKSFHPYFEEALGDMLKAGGKRFRPMLLLSVVKAKKPLLIENSFPVALGLEMLHTYSLIHDDLPAMDNADLRRGFETLHKKYDEVTAILVGDALNTQSFNLIANASLHNDIKVDLVKTLSLNGGIDGMIIGQAIDCFFENQKLELGQLEFLHIHKTAKLIAASLKMGAIISEYSKEIQEKLFKFGIDIGLLFQIQDDIIDETKSEEEAGKTTQNDSSKNSFVNLLGLEGALKSADELASNCEKELNSFSNDLKKSLNSLLLEYLYRHKN
- the groES gene encoding co-chaperone GroES; translated protein: MNFKPLGKRVLVKRTEVEEKTASGIILVDSAKEKPNTAIVKAVGSEVTELKEGDTIVFEQYRGTEFTLEGEDYLVLDIENIIGVM